The following are encoded together in the Poseidonibacter lekithochrous genome:
- a CDS encoding helix-turn-helix transcriptional regulator, protein MDSFFFNITDTKYKTTKLFENKNSHITRVDISNSIVFLDIDLENNEDMQFPIKNLDRMVVISSIKDGAFSLNDHIKNEEFISKKDDVNIFCSSRQNFTLNIKKDKRTKIFILFIADFFLKRYLSGKKTEPLDFLYNKIQGEISLELVNSQPIDALSLYIISKTLNSKEHLSMNSIRYEHNIMEFIIHRFSLLDICEDEINEEEFQIAKKAKSYLLKNYVSPPTIHDLAHHCATNESKLKIVFKQVYKMTIYNYVQKLRLEKANLLLKDKVLNIGEIAKDVGYKHQGHFSKLFFETYGVYPKDLLKN, encoded by the coding sequence ATGGATAGTTTCTTTTTTAATATTACAGATACAAAATATAAAACAACAAAACTTTTTGAGAATAAAAATAGCCATATTACAAGAGTAGATATTTCAAACTCAATTGTTTTTCTAGATATAGATTTAGAAAATAATGAAGATATGCAATTTCCAATAAAAAACCTTGATAGAATGGTAGTAATATCTAGTATAAAAGATGGAGCTTTTTCTTTAAATGATCATATAAAAAACGAAGAGTTCATATCAAAAAAAGATGATGTTAATATCTTTTGTTCATCTAGACAAAACTTTACATTGAATATAAAAAAAGATAAAAGAACAAAGATATTCATCCTTTTTATTGCTGACTTTTTCTTAAAGAGATATTTATCAGGGAAAAAAACAGAACCCTTAGATTTCTTATACAATAAAATCCAAGGGGAAATATCCCTAGAGCTTGTAAATTCACAACCTATTGATGCTTTGAGTTTATATATCATAAGTAAAACACTTAACTCAAAAGAACATTTAAGTATGAATAGTATTAGATATGAGCATAATATTATGGAGTTTATAATTCATAGGTTTTCACTTTTAGATATTTGTGAAGATGAAATAAATGAAGAAGAGTTCCAAATAGCAAAAAAAGCAAAATCATATCTACTTAAAAACTATGTATCCCCTCCTACTATTCATGATTTAGCCCATCATTGTGCTACAAATGAATCAAAACTAAAAATTGTATTTAAACAAGTATATAAAATGACTATTTATAATTATGTGCAAAAACTTCGTCTTGAAAAAGCAAATTTATTACTAAAAGATAAGGTTTTAAATATTGGTGAGATTGCAAAAGATGTGGGCTATAAACATCAAGGACATTTCTCAAAACTGTTTTTTGAGACTTATGGCGTTTACCCAAAAGACCTATTAAAAAACTAA
- a CDS encoding SDR family oxidoreductase — MDSQKVVLITGASSGMGEQTALLLAKKGFIVYSGTRNTKNINTNNLQNLIPLKLDITNPSNIKEAINTIIKNHKKIDILINNAGYGLVSTVEDLDEKEMFDQYNINVFGLLRVCKETIPFMRVQNSGIIINISSFLGKIGLPLLTLYNSSKYAVEGITDSLRYELSDFNIRVHSIMPGFFNTDFAKKNLVTNFDTFDKNSPYANTVSKLAPVIVEQINQGNDPKEVAFIIKEIIENENFPARATIGEKAKKFLPMKKELSDEDFERRVREYYNLG, encoded by the coding sequence ATGGATTCTCAAAAAGTAGTTTTAATTACAGGTGCGAGCTCTGGAATGGGTGAACAAACTGCACTACTTTTAGCAAAAAAAGGTTTTATAGTTTACTCAGGAACTAGAAACACAAAAAATATAAATACTAATAATTTACAAAATTTAATTCCACTAAAACTTGATATTACAAATCCTTCTAATATAAAAGAAGCAATAAATACAATAATCAAAAATCATAAAAAAATAGATATTCTAATTAACAATGCAGGTTATGGATTAGTTAGTACAGTAGAAGATTTAGACGAAAAAGAGATGTTTGATCAATATAATATTAATGTCTTTGGACTTCTTAGAGTTTGTAAAGAAACAATTCCTTTTATGAGAGTTCAAAATAGTGGTATTATTATCAATATCTCTTCTTTTTTAGGAAAAATTGGTCTTCCACTACTTACTCTTTATAACTCTAGTAAATACGCAGTTGAGGGAATAACTGACTCATTAAGATATGAATTAAGTGATTTCAATATAAGAGTTCACTCAATTATGCCAGGATTTTTCAATACTGATTTTGCAAAGAAAAATCTAGTTACAAACTTCGATACCTTTGATAAAAACTCACCTTATGCTAATACTGTATCCAAATTAGCTCCTGTAATAGTTGAGCAAATAAACCAAGGTAATGACCCTAAAGAAGTGGCTTTTATTATCAAAGAAATAATAGAAAATGAAAACTTCCCTGCAAGGGCAACTATTGGAGAGAAAGCCAAAAAATTCTTACCAATGAAAAAAGAGTTAAGCGATGAAGACTTCGAGCGTAGAGTTCGAGAATATTATAATTTAGGTTAA
- a CDS encoding DUF420 domain-containing protein — protein sequence MFSQAGFLGTEALLFLDIATVYFALLPIFLGISISYAIKKQYKKHFISQSIILAFTLILVIIFEIGVRLSGGFMEYAKSSSVSYDFLVIFLIVHIIIAIGSVGGWLYLYISAFKEYRKNGLANFSMKNHKKIGKSIFATLTLSSIMGVMIYIFLFVL from the coding sequence ATGTTTTCACAAGCTGGATTCTTAGGAACTGAAGCTTTACTATTTTTAGATATTGCAACAGTTTATTTTGCTTTACTTCCTATATTTTTAGGAATTAGCATTTCTTATGCAATTAAAAAGCAGTATAAAAAACACTTTATTTCACAAAGTATAATATTAGCATTTACACTAATACTAGTAATTATATTTGAGATTGGAGTACGTTTAAGTGGCGGTTTTATGGAGTATGCAAAAAGCAGTTCTGTATCTTATGACTTCTTAGTTATATTCTTAATCGTTCATATAATTATAGCCATTGGTTCAGTTGGAGGATGGTTATATTTATATATAAGTGCATTCAAAGAGTATAGAAAAAATGGTTTAGCAAACTTCTCAATGAAAAACCATAAAAAGATTGGAAAATCAATATTTGCTACTTTAACACTTAGTTCTATCATGGGTGTTATGATATATATTTTCTTATTCGTATTATAA
- a CDS encoding DUF3817 domain-containing protein, with amino-acid sequence MLKNSYSRFRVISFIEGLSYLLLVFVAMPIKYIGENPYPVKIVGMGHGVLFILFCIILFEAMKKCKWDKGLVFQYFVYSLLPFGFIIIENSLKKQTQDN; translated from the coding sequence ATGTTAAAAAATTCGTATTCAAGATTTAGAGTTATTTCGTTTATTGAGGGGCTTTCTTATTTATTACTAGTATTTGTAGCAATGCCTATTAAATATATTGGTGAAAATCCATACCCAGTAAAAATTGTGGGAATGGGACATGGGGTATTATTTATTCTGTTCTGTATTATTTTATTTGAAGCAATGAAAAAATGTAAATGGGATAAAGGTTTAGTATTTCAATATTTTGTATATTCATTATTACCATTTGGATTTATAATTATTGAAAATTCATTAAAAAAACAAACTCAAGATAACTAA
- a CDS encoding ion channel: MSNSNDDKRWEQGLYKENSNLKLLLEARAKTQEPINTFDLSNTNLENINLVNQGHHEGFKLKNCDFYKANLSKSHCFKVDFSGSSLMKANFSGANLHFADLRNCNLLGVNFEHARLENVIWDEELIQERLARKSNNLEEQIDLYQQSEEIYRNLRLTTESDGLFETAGIFFQKEMKMRRKQMPQFSTKRLISKIVEFSCGYGERPLRIVLISALVILLFSFIFFMTGLSYNDDMIMFSASASSLQNLQDFLNSLYFSVVTFTTLGYGDILPLGISKFFAGIEALLGGFILALFVVVFVKKMTR, encoded by the coding sequence ATGTCAAACTCAAACGATGATAAAAGATGGGAACAGGGTTTATACAAAGAAAATTCAAATTTAAAACTATTATTAGAAGCAAGGGCTAAAACCCAAGAACCTATTAATACTTTTGACCTATCAAATACAAATTTAGAAAATATTAATCTAGTAAACCAAGGGCACCATGAAGGTTTCAAGCTAAAGAATTGTGATTTTTATAAAGCGAATCTTTCTAAATCTCACTGTTTTAAAGTAGATTTTTCTGGTTCATCTTTGATGAAAGCAAACTTTTCAGGAGCTAATTTACACTTTGCAGATTTGAGAAATTGTAATCTTTTGGGTGTTAATTTTGAACATGCAAGATTGGAAAATGTTATTTGGGATGAAGAATTAATTCAAGAGCGATTAGCAAGAAAAAGTAATAATTTAGAAGAACAAATAGATTTATACCAACAATCAGAAGAAATATATCGTAATTTACGACTTACAACTGAATCTGATGGGTTGTTTGAAACAGCAGGAATTTTCTTCCAAAAAGAGATGAAAATGAGAAGAAAACAAATGCCTCAATTTTCAACAAAAAGATTAATCTCTAAAATAGTGGAATTCTCATGTGGTTATGGAGAGCGACCTTTACGAATTGTATTGATTAGTGCATTAGTTATATTACTATTCTCTTTTATATTTTTTATGACGGGACTATCTTACAACGATGATATGATTATGTTCTCAGCATCTGCAAGTTCTTTACAAAATTTACAAGACTTTCTAAATAGTTTATACTTTAGTGTAGTGACCTTTACTACCTTGGGATATGGAGATATATTACCTCTTGGAATATCTAAGTTTTTTGCAGGAATAGAGGCACTTTTAGGTGGATTTATACTAGCTTTATTTGTAGTTGTATTTGTAAAAAAGATGACTCGTTAG